The segment AGGCCAGAAGCGGGCACTCCCCAGGGCAGGGAGGACCCTGGAGGAACTCCTGGGTCCGGGCCTTTACGGCCTGAATCCAGGGATGGGCCCTGCGCCCCGCCTCCTTGTGCCAGGTAAAGGGATCGGCCTCCGGGTACTCCCGCACCACCTCCCTATAGGCCAGGCCCTTTAGGGCCCGTATGGCCTCCCGCACCCGGTGGCCTGCATACCACTCCAGGTAGTCCCCAATGGCTCCCTCTATGAGGGCCTCCACCTTGGGCACCTCGCCCTGGCGGGCCTTGAGGTTCTTCTCCACCACCCGCTTGAGGTCGTCCAGGTTATACAGGTAGGCCTGGGGCAGGCGGCTCACCCGGGGATCGATGTTCCGGGGCAGGGCGATGTCGATGAGGAAAAGGGGCTTGGACCTCCTCGGCAGGTCCTCCGGGCGCACCAGGTAATGGGGGCTGGCGGCGGAAGCCACCACCAGGTCCGCCTGGCGCAGGACCTGGGGAAGGGCCATAAGGCCATAGGCTTCCCCTCCAAACCGCTCCGCCAGGGCCCTGGCCCTCTCCACCGTGCGGTTCACCACCAAAACCCGGTCCACTCCCTGGGCCTTCAGGTGGGTAAGAAAGAGCTCCGCCATCTCCCCCGCCCCCAAAACCGCCACGGCAAGGCCCGTGAGGTCCCCGTACACCGCCAGGGCCAGGTCCAGGGCAGCGTAGGCCACGCTCACCGCCCCCGCCCCAATGGCCGTCTCGCTCCGGGCCCTTTTGCCCAGGGCGATGGCCGACTGGAAGGCCTTCTCCAATAGGCTTTCCGTGGCCCCATATTTCCGGGCCAGGAAGAGGGCCTCCCGCACCTGGCCCAGGATTTGCGCTTCCCCCATCACCAAGGAGTCCAGGCCCGCCGCCACCCGAAAGAGGTGCCGCAGGGCCTCTATTCCCTCCTTCTGGTAGAGGTGGTAGACCTCCACCCCACGCGCAAGGAGGAGGGCCTTGGCCTCCTTGGGGCTTCCCACCCCGTAGATTTCCGTGCGGTTGCAGGTGGAAAGCACCACCCCCTTGCCCAAGGTCCTCAGGGCCGCCGGCAGGGCCACCGCTGGGTCCAAGGCCGCCCGCTCCCGCACCTCCACGGGGGCGGTCTTGTGGGAAAGGCCCACCAGGTAAAGGGGCAGGGCCATAGTCTTTCGACAGTATACGCCACCCGGGTAGGGACAAGAATCCCCTATGGGGTTAACCCTTAACCTAAGCCCTATGAGAGTGCCCGAAGTATGGCCTGGAAAAGCCCTTCCAGGCCCGGCTCCGCCGCCTCCCACACGGCAAAGCCTAGCCGCCTGGCCTCCTCCACAGTGCTGGGGCCGATGCAGGCGGCCCTGGGCCTCCTGGGGGTCTTCAGGGCGTAAGCCCTGGCAGCGCTGGGGCTAAAGAAGGCTACTATCTGGGCCCTTTCCAAAAGGGCCAGCTCCTCAGGGGAAAGCTCCCTCTCCTGGGTAGCGTACACCTCCCATCGCTCCACCGCCACCCCCCGGGCCTCGAGGCCTGCCTCCAAATCCTTCCCCGCCAGATCCCCCGCCACAAAGAGCACCCTTCGAGCTGGGGGAAAGCCCGCCGCCAGGTCCTTGGCGGTGGCCCGGAGAGGGACGAAGGCGGGGGATAGGCCCCCCTGGCGCAGCACTTCCCCCGTCCCTTCCCCCACCGCCGCCACCTTGAGAAGGGGCCTTCCCGCCCTTTCCCAAGCCCAAAGGAGCCTCTTAGCCCCCTCTTTGGAGGTGACCGCCACCCAGTCCGCCTGGAGGAGTTTTCCGGGAAGAACCTGGAGGCCCGGCAGGTCCACCTGCTCCAAAAGGGCCACCTCCGCCGCCTCTATCCCCAAGGCGCGGAGCCGGTCCAGTAGCCCCTTATCCTTCCCGCGGGTGAGCAGGACCACGGCCTTTAAGGACCTTGTGAAAGAGCTTCATGGCGGCCAAGGCCCGGGGGAAACCCAAGAAAAGGGCAGACTGCAGGATGGTTTCCCGCACCTCCTCCTCGGTGGCGCCCACCCGTAAAGCCCCCTCCAGATGGGTAGCCAGCTCCTTGGGGCTACCCAGGGCGATCAGGGCGGTGATGGCCAGGAGTTCCCGGGTTTTGAGGTCCAGCCCCGGCCGGGCCAGGACCTCCTCGTAGGCGAAGTCCCGGATGTAGCGGAAAAGATCCTCGTCCACCTCCCTGAGGCTTGCCTCAATGGCCTCTTGCTTCTCCCCCCAGATGGCCCGCCGCACGCTCATGGGAGGTAGTCTAACACTCCCTCCAGCCGGTGAAGGGCCTGGGGGTTCTCCCCCAGGGGGTCAAAGAGGAGGGGTTTAACCCCAGCCCCCTGGGCCCCGACCCAATCGGCCTCCGAGTCCCCCACGTGCAGCGCCTCTTCAGGAGCCACGCCCAGGGCCTCGAGGGCCTCCTGGAAAAGCCTGGAGTTGGGTTTGGCCACCCCGGAAAGGGCGCTCACCGAAAGGTGCTGGAAGTAGGGCCTCAAGCCCACCACCTCCAGGATCTCCGGCAGGGTGGCATCCCAGTTGGACACCACCGCCAGGGCATAGCCCCGCTCCTTCAGGGCCTGTAAGGTGGCCTCGGCCCCGGGCACCACGGGCCAGAACCGGGGGTTCCTCCAGTTGGCCACCAGCTCCCGGCTCAGGGCCTCAGCGTGCTCCTCGAGGCCCATCCCCGTAAAGAGCCTCCGGTGGAACTCCCGCCAAAGCCCCAGGGCGGTTTCCAGATCCCGGGCCTCGAGGTGGTGGTCCTCATAGAAGCGAAAAGCCGCCAAGGCCGCCGCCTTGAGATCCCTCCTGGGCTTAAGGCCTCGTTCTTCCAAGAAGGGTAGAAGCCAAAACCGGGGGCTTGCCAGGATCAGGGTGTTGCCCACGTCGAAGAGCACCGCCTGGACCATAAACCCAGTCTATACCCTGGCCTCTCTAACGGGCGTCTAACCTCCACCTGCTACGATTTTTATAGCAAAAAGGAGGTGACAAGGCATGCGATGGCTTGTATGGACCCTGGTATTGCTGGTTCCCAGCCTGGCCCAAAGCTTTGAGGTGGTTTCCGGGGAAGCCCGCTACCGGGTGCGGGAACAGCTAGTGCAGGTGGGCATCGGCGATGCCGTGGGCACCACCCAGGCGGTGAAGGGGCAGGTGGCCCTCCAGGGCGCCAGGGCCACGGGGGAGTTCGTGGTGGATCTGAGGGAACTCCGAAGCGACCAGCAGCGGCGGGATAACTACCTCAGGCAAAACACCTTGCAAACGGACCGTTTCCCCACCGCCACCTTCCGGCCCAAGGCGGTGGAGGGGCTTCCCAACCCTCTGCCCGCAAGCGGCAGGTTCCCCGTACGGGTGGTGGGGGACCTCACCCTCCGGGACGTGACCGAGGAGGTGGTCTGGGAGGGAGAGGCGGTGTTCCAGGGCCAGGAGGTGCGGGTGAGCCTGAAGACCGAGTTTCCCTTTGAAAAATTCCGGCTGGTCCAGCCCCGGGTGCCCATCCTCCTCAGCGTGGAAAACCGCATCCGGCTGGAGGTGGACCTCAGCTTGAGGCGAAAATGAAACGGCGCACCCTGTTAGGGTTTTTCCTCTCCCTTCCTCTGGCGCGGGCCCAGTGCCCGCCCACCCCGGCCCTCACGGAAGGGCCCTACTACCTTAGGGAAGTACCCCGGCGGAGGGACCTGAGGGAAGGGCTTCCCGGAATCCCCCTTCGGCTTACCCTCCGGGTGCAGGACCGCACCTGCCAACCCCTTGGGGGCGTGCGGGTGGACCTCTGGCACACGGATGCCCTAGGGCGCTACTCGGGGGTGAACGCCCCTGGGGTCTTCTGCCGGGGTTGGCAGCCCACGGACAACCAGGGCCAGGTGGAGTTTCTCACCCTCTTTCCCGGCTGGTACCCAAGCCGTACCCCCCACCTGCACCTCCGGGTGGAGACGGGAGGCAGAAGCTTCGCCACCCAGCTTTTCTTCCCCGAGGAAGCCCAGCGTCAGGTCTACGCCCAACCCCCCTACGCGGAAAGGGGGATGCCCCGGATCGGCAACCGCCAGGACATGATCTTCCGAGCCGACCTCCTCCTGGCCCTGAAGCCCGAAGGGGGGGGTTATGGGGGAAGCTTCGTCCTTACCCTGCCCTTTTAGTACCCTTAAAGCATGGTCCCCCGTTACCAGACCCCGGAGATGGCCGAGCTGTGGTCGGAGGAGAGCCGCTACCGCATGTGGGCCCTGGTGGAGACCTATGCCCTCGAGGCCTGGGAAGCCCTGGGCCAGGTGCCCAAAGGGCTTTCCCAAAGGCTTCTTGCCCACCTAAAGGAGCATCCCCTGGACGCCCGCTTCGCCCAGAGGGTGGCGGAGCTGGAGGAGGTCACCCGCCACGACCTGGTGGCCTTCACCCGGGCCTTGGTGGAGTGGACCGGGGACGAGGAGGTGGGGCGCTACCTGCACCTGGGCCTCACCAGCTCGGACGTGGTGGACACCGCGCAAAACACCCTTTTGGTGAGGGCCTTGGACCTGATCCTTGAGGAGCTATCCGGGGTCCAGGAGGAGCTCAAGCGCCTGGCCCTCCGCTACAAGCACACCCCGGCCATCGCCCGCACCCACGGGGTCCACGCCGAGCCCACCAGCTTCGGCCTCCGCTTCCTGAGCTTTTACGCCGCCTTTGAGCGGGACAGGGAAAGGCTTAAGCGCGCCCAGAAGACCATCGGGGTGGCCATGCTCTCGGGCTCGGTAGGGAACTACGCCCACATCCCTCCGGAGGTGGAGGCCCACGTGGCCCAGCGGCTTGGCCTTAGTCCAGAACCCCTCTCCACCCAGGTGGTGCCCCGGGACCGGCACGCGGAGGTGCTGGCCGCCCTGGCCCTCCTGGGGGGGAACCTGGAGCGGGTGGCGGTGGAGCTTCGCCACCTCCAGCGCACGGAGGTCCTCGAGGCCCAGGAGCCTTTCCGGGAAGGCCAGACGGGAAGTTCCAGCATGCCCCACAAGAAAAACCCCGTGGGTCTGGAAAACCTCACCGGGATGGCCAGGCTCCTTCGGGGATACCTGGGCCCATCCCTGGAAAACATCGCCCTGTGGCACGAAAGGGACATCTCCCACTCCTCCGTGGAGCGGGTCATCCTCCCCGACGCCACCACCGCCAGCCACTACGCCCTGAGGCGGCTAAGGAGCATCCTGGGGGGCCTGGTGGTCTTTGAGGAGAACCTTAGGCGCAACCTGGACCTCACCCGGGGCCTCGTCTACTCCCAGCAGGTGCTGAACGCCCTCATCGCCCACGGCCTTCCCCGGGACAGGGCCTACGCCCTCGTCCAGCGGAACGCCCTAAGGAGCTGGGAGGAAGGCCGAAGCCTCGCCGAGCTTTTGCAGGAGGACCCGGAGAACCCCCTCAAGGGGGAGGGGCTTAAGGCCCTCTTCGACCCCTCCCCTTTCCTCAAACACGTGGACGCCATCTACGCCCGCTTCGGGCTCTGATGCGGGAAACCTTTGGCCCACCGTCCAGCGCAGGGGCACCCCCTCTTCCCGTCCACCTGCGGTACCGGGCTCCAGGGCAGGGCTTCCCCTAAAATAGGGGTGTAGGGCCCCGGAGCCCCAAGGAGGCACATGGAAAAGCTCTACGAGGGCAAGGCCAAGATCCTCTACCCCGAGGGGGAGGACACCCTAAGGGTCTACTTCAAGGACGAGGCCACCGCTTTCAACGCGCAAAAGCGGGGCCTTATCCCGGGGAAAGGGGTGGTGAACAATAAGGTTTCCGCGGTCCTCTTCCGGTACCTCGAGGCCCATGGGGTAAAGACCCACTTCCTGGAGGAGCTCTCCGACCGGGAGATGCGGGTCTTGAGGGTGAGGATCCTCCCCCTGGAGGTCATCCTCCGCTTCCGGGCAGCGGGGAGCTTCGCCAAGCGCTACGGGGTGAAGGAGGGCACCCCCCTAAGGGCTCCCTTGGTGGAGTACTCCCTTAAAAGCGACCCTCTGGGCGACCCCTTGATCTGCCCCGAGGCCATTTTGGCCCTGGGCCTGGCCACGGAGGAGGAACTTTCCCAGGTGAAGGCCACCACCCTGAAGATAGGGGAGCTATTACGGGATTTCTTCGCCCAAAGGGGGCTGGACCTCGTGGATTTCAAGCTGGAGTTTGGCAAAAGGGATGGGGAAATCCTCCTCGCCGACGAGATCTCCCCCGACACCATGCGCCTTTGGGACCAAAAGACGGGGGAGCCCATGGATAAAGACCGCTTCCGCAAGGACCTGGGAGGTGTGGAGGAAGCCTACCAGGAGGTCCTGCGGCGGGTTCTAAGGGGGTAGCCGTGCCTAAGTACCAGGCCACCCTGCTCATTGAGCTCAAAGAGGGCATCCTGGACCCCCAAGGCCGGGCGGTGGAAGGGGTCTTGAAGGACCTGGGCCACCTTGTGGAGTCGGTGCGGGTGGGGAAGGTCCTGGAGGTGGTCTTCCAGGCGGAAAAC is part of the Thermus caldilimi genome and harbors:
- the hemA gene encoding glutamyl-tRNA reductase is translated as MALPLYLVGLSHKTAPVEVRERAALDPAVALPAALRTLGKGVVLSTCNRTEIYGVGSPKEAKALLLARGVEVYHLYQKEGIEALRHLFRVAAGLDSLVMGEAQILGQVREALFLARKYGATESLLEKAFQSAIALGKRARSETAIGAGAVSVAYAALDLALAVYGDLTGLAVAVLGAGEMAELFLTHLKAQGVDRVLVVNRTVERARALAERFGGEAYGLMALPQVLRQADLVVASAASPHYLVRPEDLPRRSKPLFLIDIALPRNIDPRVSRLPQAYLYNLDDLKRVVEKNLKARQGEVPKVEALIEGAIGDYLEWYAGHRVREAIRALKGLAYREVVREYPEADPFTWHKEAGRRAHPWIQAVKARTQEFLQGPPCPGECPLLAFRPPRP
- a CDS encoding uroporphyrinogen-III synthase, yielding MVLLTRGKDKGLLDRLRALGIEAAEVALLEQVDLPGLQVLPGKLLQADWVAVTSKEGAKRLLWAWERAGRPLLKVAAVGEGTGEVLRQGGLSPAFVPLRATAKDLAAGFPPARRVLFVAGDLAGKDLEAGLEARGVAVERWEVYATQERELSPEELALLERAQIVAFFSPSAARAYALKTPRRPRAACIGPSTVEEARRLGFAVWEAAEPGLEGLFQAILRALS
- a CDS encoding carboxymuconolactone decarboxylase family protein — translated: MSVRRAIWGEKQEAIEASLREVDEDLFRYIRDFAYEEVLARPGLDLKTRELLAITALIALGSPKELATHLEGALRVGATEEEVRETILQSALFLGFPRALAAMKLFHKVLKGRGPAHPREG
- a CDS encoding HAD family hydrolase, with protein sequence MVQAVLFDVGNTLILASPRFWLLPFLEERGLKPRRDLKAAALAAFRFYEDHHLEARDLETALGLWREFHRRLFTGMGLEEHAEALSRELVANWRNPRFWPVVPGAEATLQALKERGYALAVVSNWDATLPEILEVVGLRPYFQHLSVSALSGVAKPNSRLFQEALEALGVAPEEALHVGDSEADWVGAQGAGVKPLLFDPLGENPQALHRLEGVLDYLP
- a CDS encoding YceI family protein: MRWLVWTLVLLVPSLAQSFEVVSGEARYRVREQLVQVGIGDAVGTTQAVKGQVALQGARATGEFVVDLRELRSDQQRRDNYLRQNTLQTDRFPTATFRPKAVEGLPNPLPASGRFPVRVVGDLTLRDVTEEVVWEGEAVFQGQEVRVSLKTEFPFEKFRLVQPRVPILLSVENRIRLEVDLSLRRK
- a CDS encoding intradiol ring-cleavage dioxygenase, whose product is MKRRTLLGFFLSLPLARAQCPPTPALTEGPYYLREVPRRRDLREGLPGIPLRLTLRVQDRTCQPLGGVRVDLWHTDALGRYSGVNAPGVFCRGWQPTDNQGQVEFLTLFPGWYPSRTPHLHLRVETGGRSFATQLFFPEEAQRQVYAQPPYAERGMPRIGNRQDMIFRADLLLALKPEGGGYGGSFVLTLPF
- the purB gene encoding adenylosuccinate lyase, which translates into the protein MVPRYQTPEMAELWSEESRYRMWALVETYALEAWEALGQVPKGLSQRLLAHLKEHPLDARFAQRVAELEEVTRHDLVAFTRALVEWTGDEEVGRYLHLGLTSSDVVDTAQNTLLVRALDLILEELSGVQEELKRLALRYKHTPAIARTHGVHAEPTSFGLRFLSFYAAFERDRERLKRAQKTIGVAMLSGSVGNYAHIPPEVEAHVAQRLGLSPEPLSTQVVPRDRHAEVLAALALLGGNLERVAVELRHLQRTEVLEAQEPFREGQTGSSSMPHKKNPVGLENLTGMARLLRGYLGPSLENIALWHERDISHSSVERVILPDATTASHYALRRLRSILGGLVVFEENLRRNLDLTRGLVYSQQVLNALIAHGLPRDRAYALVQRNALRSWEEGRSLAELLQEDPENPLKGEGLKALFDPSPFLKHVDAIYARFGL
- the purC gene encoding phosphoribosylaminoimidazolesuccinocarboxamide synthase; amino-acid sequence: MEKLYEGKAKILYPEGEDTLRVYFKDEATAFNAQKRGLIPGKGVVNNKVSAVLFRYLEAHGVKTHFLEELSDREMRVLRVRILPLEVILRFRAAGSFAKRYGVKEGTPLRAPLVEYSLKSDPLGDPLICPEAILALGLATEEELSQVKATTLKIGELLRDFFAQRGLDLVDFKLEFGKRDGEILLADEISPDTMRLWDQKTGEPMDKDRFRKDLGGVEEAYQEVLRRVLRG
- the purS gene encoding phosphoribosylformylglycinamidine synthase subunit PurS; translation: MPKYQATLLIELKEGILDPQGRAVEGVLKDLGHLVESVRVGKVLEVVFQAENLLQAEEKAKTMGKLLANPVMEVFTLEALKELP